Proteins from a genomic interval of Acanthopagrus latus isolate v.2019 chromosome 7, fAcaLat1.1, whole genome shotgun sequence:
- the neurod4 gene encoding neurogenic differentiation factor 4, with the protein MMTKPYGKSGDMSELVSSLGWLEEEEDGSSQDGEQSPGMRGHHGLTLGSRIHSCTELGSEDMEEEEEEEGEGEEEEEIGPNGESAPKRRGPKKKKMTKARQERFRARRVKANARERSRMHGLNDALESLRRVMPCYSKTQKLSKIETLRLARNYIWALSEVLESGQSPESHGFVEMLCKGLSQPTSNLVAGCLQLGPSPMMINKQEDKCGGPGVGGMGVQAGHPLSYPSPGLPSPPYGSLEASHLLHMKGYKGPVYDNPSPNECSSGTPPYDGPLTPPLSISGNFALKQEPSPHDSERNYAPHPVHHAHYLSSHHYPTSTTGGLTGGPQGHPLFQASRYDLPLDVAFDSFAPSHLITSQMGTL; encoded by the coding sequence ATGATGACCAAACCATACGGAAAGAGCGGCGACATGAGCGAGCTGGTGAGCTCCCTCGgctggctggaggaggaggaggacggcaGCTCTCAGGACGGGGAGCAAAGCCCAGGGATGAGGGGACACCACGGCCTGACCTTAGGGAGCCGAATCCACTCCTGCACAGAGCTGGGCAGTGAGGatatggaggaagaggaggaggaggagggggagggggaggaggaggaggagattggACCAAACGGGGAAAGCGCTCCCAAGAGGAGAGGccccaagaagaagaagatgaccAAAGCAAGGCAGGAGAGGTTTCGCGCCCGGCGAGTCAAGGCCAACGCCAGAGAACGCTCACGCATGCACGGGCTGAACGACGCCTTGGAGAGTCTGCGCAGAGTGATGCCCTGCTACTCCAAGACACAGAAGCTGTCGAAGATTGAGACTCTACGGCTGGCCCGCAACTACATCTGGGCTCTGTCGGAGGTGCTTGAGAGCGGCCAGTCCCCGGAGAGCCATGGCTTTGTGGAGATGCTGTGTAAAGGTCTGTCTCAGCCCACCAGTAACCTCGTGGCCGGCTGCCTGCAGCTGGGACCCAGTCCGATGATGATCAACAAGCAGGAGGACAAGTGCGGAGGCCCGGGGGTCGGGGGTATGGGGGTTCAGGCCGGCCATCCCCTCAGCTACCCATCTCCAGGCCTTCCCAGCCCTCCCTACGGCTCCCTGGAGGCATCCCACCTCCTCCATATGAAGGGATACAAGGGGCCGGTGTACGACAACCCCTCCCCTAACGAGTGCAGCAGCGGCACCCCACCATATGACGGGCCCCTCACTCCCCCTCTGAGCATCAGTGGCAACTTTGCCCTGAAGCAAGAGCCTTCTCCACATGACTCAGAGAGGAACTACGCACCCCACCCCGTCCACCATGCCCACTACCTCTCGTCCCACCATTACCCCACTTCCACGACTGGCGGCCTAACAGGGGGGCCTCAGGGCCACCCACTGTTTCAGGCGTCACGCTATGATCTTCCCCTGGATGTGGCCTTTGACTCCTTCGCTCCCTCTCACCTGATCACCTCTCAGATGGGCACCCTCTGA